A window of Pseudomonas alcaliphila JAB1 genomic DNA:
GGTCGACGTCACCGACAAGGCGACCACCTTCCGTGAAGCCACTGCCGAAGCGCGCGTGCGCATGCTGCCCGCCACCCTGCAGATGATCGTCGCCGGCGAGCATCCCAAGGGCGACGTATTCGCCGTGGCGCGTATCGCCGGCATCCAGGCCGCGAAGAAAACCAGCGATTTGATCCCCCTGTGCCACCCGCTGATGCTCACCGGCGTCAAGGTCGAACTCAGCGCCGAAGGTGACGACACGGTGCATATCACCGCGCGTTGCAAACTGTCCGGGCAAACCGGTGTCGAGATGGAAGCACTGACTGCCGCCAGCGTCGCCGCGCTGACCATTTATGACATGTGCAAGGCCGTGGATCGCGGCATGGTCATCGAGCAGGTACGTCTGCTGGAAAAACTCGGCGGCAAGAGCGGTCACTACAAGCTGGAGGAACAAGCATGATCCGCGTGCAATATTTCGCCCGCTACCGTGAAGCCCTGGGCCGTGACGACGAACAACTCAGCGGCGACTTCGCCACCCTCGACGACTTGCGCCTGCACCTGGTCGCCCGTGGCGGCGAATGGGAAGTGCTGGGTGAGCAGAACCTGATGTGCGCGCGCAACCAGGAACTGTGCAGCCTCGACGAACCGCTGGCCGAAGGCGATGAAGTCGCCTTCTTCCCCACAGTCACCGGTGGTTGATGCAGGCGTAGGGTGGGCTTCAGCCCACCAAACCGACTCTGAAAACGCCTCTTCAAACGAGACACTCCCATGACCATCCGCGTCCAAGCCCAACCCTTCGACCCCGGCACCGAGCTCAACGCCCTGCATGCCGCCAACCTCGGCATCGGCGCGGTGGTC
This region includes:
- the moaC gene encoding cyclic pyranopterin monophosphate synthase MoaC; the protein is MLTHLDSQGRAHMVDVTDKATTFREATAEARVRMLPATLQMIVAGEHPKGDVFAVARIAGIQAAKKTSDLIPLCHPLMLTGVKVELSAEGDDTVHITARCKLSGQTGVEMEALTAASVAALTIYDMCKAVDRGMVIEQVRLLEKLGGKSGHYKLEEQA
- a CDS encoding MoaD/ThiS family protein, encoding MIRVQYFARYREALGRDDEQLSGDFATLDDLRLHLVARGGEWEVLGEQNLMCARNQELCSLDEPLAEGDEVAFFPTVTGG